A genome region from Mycobacterium sp. 3519A includes the following:
- a CDS encoding acyl-CoA synthetase — MQPELDSVVAQARSHTLGDIPRRSARRQPDKIAIIDGDVVLTFAEFDDLVDRAAAALADNGFRPGDRIALLSHNCWQYAVIAFATARAAVVLVPINFMLTGEEIAFILGHSKATGFIVEDDLIPTAEQAMTLGGRVETKVALSGRGQSAVSGWDDFAQWLATTSAAPRPHIEDDQLLRLMYTSGTESRPKGVMHTSRSLMWQYISTIVAGEMSGDDVEVHSLPLYHCAQLDNFLATDIYLGATSIILPRPEPELVLRAIAHHGATNYFAPPTVWISLLRSPVFDEVDLSSLRKGYYGASPMPREILAEMRRRLPNLRLWNFYGQTEMAPLASALGPGEQDDHAGAAGRPVVNVETTILDDADHPVPTGTVGEIAHRSPHLMLGYLDDPTKTAEAFKGGWFHSGDLGYYDEHGLLHVVDRKKDMIKTGGENVASREVEEVLYRHNGIHEAAVFGLAHPVWVETIVAAVVPRDGVTLTENEVLAHCREHLAGFKTPKRVFFVDALPKNPSGKLLKRDLRERFSLESATHSGK; from the coding sequence ATGCAGCCGGAACTGGACAGCGTGGTCGCGCAGGCGCGCAGCCACACGCTCGGCGACATTCCTCGCCGCTCTGCCCGCAGGCAACCCGACAAGATCGCGATCATCGACGGCGACGTGGTGCTGACGTTCGCCGAATTCGACGACCTGGTGGACCGAGCGGCGGCGGCATTGGCTGACAACGGGTTCCGACCAGGCGATCGCATCGCCCTGTTGTCACACAACTGCTGGCAGTACGCCGTCATCGCGTTCGCCACCGCACGCGCGGCGGTCGTGCTGGTCCCGATCAACTTCATGCTCACCGGTGAGGAGATCGCGTTCATCCTCGGTCACAGCAAGGCGACCGGCTTCATCGTCGAGGACGACCTGATCCCGACGGCCGAGCAGGCGATGACTCTCGGCGGCAGGGTCGAGACGAAGGTCGCACTGTCGGGTCGTGGCCAGTCCGCCGTGAGTGGCTGGGACGATTTCGCGCAGTGGCTGGCCACCACGAGCGCCGCACCCCGCCCGCACATCGAGGACGACCAGCTGCTGCGGCTGATGTACACCAGCGGCACGGAATCGCGGCCGAAGGGTGTGATGCACACCAGTCGCAGCCTGATGTGGCAGTACATCAGCACGATCGTCGCCGGCGAGATGTCGGGCGACGACGTCGAGGTGCACTCGCTACCGCTGTACCACTGCGCGCAGCTGGACAACTTCTTGGCCACCGACATCTACCTCGGCGCCACCAGCATCATCCTGCCGCGGCCGGAACCCGAGCTGGTGCTTCGGGCCATCGCGCACCACGGCGCGACGAATTATTTTGCACCGCCGACGGTTTGGATTTCTCTGCTGCGCTCCCCCGTTTTCGACGAGGTCGACCTGTCGAGTCTTCGCAAGGGTTACTACGGCGCGTCACCGATGCCGAGAGAGATTCTGGCCGAGATGCGTCGGCGACTGCCGAATCTGCGGTTGTGGAACTTCTACGGCCAAACGGAGATGGCACCGCTGGCGTCGGCCCTCGGCCCCGGCGAGCAGGACGACCATGCCGGCGCAGCCGGACGACCGGTGGTCAACGTCGAGACGACGATCCTCGACGACGCCGACCACCCCGTGCCGACGGGCACCGTCGGCGAGATAGCGCACCGCAGCCCACATCTCATGCTCGGCTACCTCGATGATCCCACCAAGACGGCCGAGGCATTCAAGGGTGGCTGGTTCCACTCGGGTGACCTCGGCTACTACGACGAGCACGGCCTGCTGCACGTGGTCGACCGCAAGAAGGACATGATCAAAACCGGCGGCGAGAACGTGGCCAGCCGCGAGGTCGAAGAAGTGCTGTACCGCCACAACGGTATTCACGAAGCCGCGGTCTTCGGACTTGCGCATCCGGTCTGGGTGGAAACGATAGTCGCTGCGGTGGTACCACGCGACGGAGTCACGCTGACTGAGAACGAGGTGCTGGCCCATTGCCGGGAGCACCTCGCCGGCTTCAAGACACCCAAGCGGGTGTTCTTCGTCGATGCCCTGCCCAAGAACCCCAGCGGCAAGCTGCTCAAGCGCGATCTGCGCGAACGCTTCAGCCTCGAATCGGCGACTCACTCAGGGAAATGA
- a CDS encoding zinc-binding dehydrogenase, whose protein sequence is MFTGRIARFDEPGTPFEIQTVSLPTVRAGEILVRVSRANICGSDVHAWHGTFATRGLGGQLPTVLGHEMVGAVAALGDGAVTDSSGKPLKEGTRVVFPYFFCCHRCRNCLAGRRNACLNLTMAMLGRADEPPYFVGGYGDYFLLPAGAVVYTVPDSVPDDIAAGANCALSQVMYGLERVDLQLGEHVVVQGAGALGLYAVALAKARGAANVVAIDGVPERLELATAFGADSVIDIAEVATPKERAKLVRKLTDGQGADVVVEVAGHPSAIDEGLTMLGQFGRYLEIGNINIGKTFEFDPSRFVFANKTMVGVSLYDPAVLSRALTFLEQHRDRLPLDRLAAAQYPLDDINEAFAAAVGKRDVRASIVP, encoded by the coding sequence ATGTTCACAGGACGAATCGCACGCTTCGACGAACCCGGTACACCGTTCGAGATCCAGACCGTCAGCCTGCCAACGGTGCGCGCGGGCGAGATCCTCGTGAGGGTGAGCCGCGCCAACATCTGCGGCTCCGACGTGCATGCCTGGCACGGCACGTTCGCCACCCGTGGGCTGGGAGGACAGCTGCCAACTGTGCTCGGCCACGAAATGGTCGGCGCCGTCGCGGCTCTCGGGGACGGCGCGGTCACCGACTCCAGCGGCAAGCCGCTGAAAGAAGGCACGCGGGTGGTATTTCCCTACTTCTTCTGTTGCCATCGGTGCCGAAACTGTCTGGCGGGCAGGCGCAACGCCTGCCTGAACCTGACGATGGCCATGCTCGGACGTGCCGACGAGCCGCCCTATTTCGTCGGCGGGTACGGCGACTACTTCCTGCTGCCAGCAGGCGCCGTGGTTTACACCGTGCCTGACAGTGTCCCCGACGACATCGCCGCCGGTGCGAACTGTGCTCTATCACAAGTGATGTACGGCCTCGAACGAGTAGACCTGCAACTCGGGGAGCATGTCGTCGTGCAGGGTGCAGGCGCATTGGGCCTGTACGCCGTCGCGCTCGCCAAGGCGCGCGGTGCGGCCAATGTCGTTGCCATCGACGGTGTACCCGAACGGCTCGAACTGGCAACGGCGTTCGGCGCCGACTCCGTCATCGACATCGCCGAGGTGGCTACTCCGAAGGAGCGGGCGAAACTGGTGCGCAAGCTGACGGACGGGCAGGGCGCCGACGTCGTCGTCGAGGTGGCGGGTCACCCCTCGGCCATCGACGAGGGCCTGACAATGCTCGGTCAGTTCGGCCGGTATCTCGAGATCGGCAACATCAACATCGGCAAGACGTTCGAGTTCGACCCGTCACGGTTCGTATTCGCCAACAAGACCATGGTCGGCGTCTCACTCTACGATCCCGCGGTGCTGTCGCGGGCGCTGACGTTCCTCGAACAGCACCGCGACAGGCTGCCTTTGGATCGCCTTGCCGCAGCGCAATACCCGCTGGACGACATCAACGAGGCGTTCGCCGCTGCCGTCGGCAAACGCGACGTCCGCGCCAGCATCGTCCCCTGA